From a single Eremothecium sinecaudum strain ATCC 58844 chromosome III, complete sequence genomic region:
- the HMLALPHA2 gene encoding homeodomain mating type protein alpha2 (Syntenic homolog of Ashbya gossypii FAFR750C-X; Syntenic homolog of Ashbya gossypii FAFR750C-X and of Saccharomyces cerevisiae YCR039C (MAT alpha 2); 1-intron in Ashbya gossypii), with protein MNKIPIVSLLNPSPNESLNTRKNISASSNFTLRRSNYECDNLHKLRNELLNLHTKIRCTNIDNQEINRTLNKVLHGLKTLSTETKYSTPDRVVIQNISQLTAIIVKLVKKRENFIHYEKGIIDLKETSNDKCGIIFNVVTKDMMENGGKGVNSYKGHRLPKQYVLILENWYRKHVENPYLNDNDIRYLMRETGFSRSQVKNWVANKRRKDKHSTISPELSDLLAN; from the coding sequence ATGAATAAGATACCGATTGTGTCGCTCCTTAATCCATCACCTAACGAGTCCCTTAATACACGGAAAAATATTTCAGCATCTTCAAATTTTACTCTAAGAAGGTCTAATTATGAATGCGATAATTTACATAAATTAAGAAATGAACTACTAAACCTACATACCAAAATACGTTGCACGAACATCGATAATCAAGAGATAAACAGGACACTGAATAAAGTTCTTCATGGTTTAAAAACCTTGAGCACGGAAACAAAATATTCAACCCCAGATCGAGTAGTCATCCAAAATATTTCTCAGTTAACCGCAATTATTGTAAAATTAGTCAAAAAAAGAGAGAACTTCATACATTACGAAAAGGGTATAATAGATCTGAAGGAAACTTCTAATGACAAATGTGGAATCATTTTTAACGTGGTAACAAAAGATATGATGGAGAACGGTGGTAAAGGTGTGAACTCCTATAAAGGCCATAGACTACCAAAGCAATATGTTCTCATACTCGAAAACTGGTATAGAAAACATGTTGAAAATCCATACCTTAACGATAATGATATCCGATATTTAATGAGGGAAACTGGTTTCTCTCGTAGCCAAGTAAAAAACTGGGTTGCAAATAAACGACGGAAAGACAAACATTCGACTATATCCCCTGAATTATCAGATTTACTAGCTAATTAA
- a CDS encoding HCL686Wp (Syntenic homolog of Ashbya gossypii AFR749C; Non-syntenic homolog of Saccharomyces cerevisiae YLR154C (RNH203)), translated as MWSFLVPCKVRYSGPGACDSSIRGRKIVGKDILSKFPDSNAYLGVASLDAIVNCERDGNDQRLQSELLKFNEYIDLNDALHN; from the coding sequence ATGTGGTCGTTTTTAGTTCCCTGTAAAGTTCGTTACTCCGGCCCGGGGGCATGCGACTCAAGTATCAGAGGCAGGAAGATTGTTGGTAAAGATATTTTATCCAAATTCCCCGATTCCAACGCTTATTTGGGGGTGGCAAGCCTCGATGCAATTGTCAACTGTGAACGCGATGGCAACGACCAAAGGCTCCAATCAGAGCTTCTCAAGTTTAACGAGTATATAGACTTAAATGACGCCCTACATAATTAG
- a CDS encoding HCL685Cp (Syntenic homolog of Ashbya gossypii AFR748W; Syntenic homolog of Saccharomyces cerevisiae YJL204C (RCY1)) has translation MLGGELREIKASVCARRIVELLSNHCFLLTGATEIDVFQQEVGERFFHEVVKNIKKNIISTEGAIYLICDLNYYYDFIANKLKQKQIIPLFAGLKAVGQIFLVSGKDSKELGRMICEFQGIFTQEEIYELVQRRADWSRVRKDVERVMYSDCLIM, from the exons ATGTT AGGTGGAGAATTGCGGGAGATCAAGGCATCAGTATGTGCTCGAAGGATAGTAGAGTTGCTTTCTAACCATTGTTTCCTCTTGACGGGAGCTACGGAGATCGATGTATTCCAGCAAGAAGTAGGTGAGAGGTTTTTCCACGAAGTAGTAAAGAATATTAAGAAGAACATAATATCTACAGAAGGAGCAATCTACTTGATTTGTGATCTAAATTATTATTACGATTTCATAGCAAATAAGTTGAAGCAGAAACAAATTATTCCTCTATTTGCTGGGTTAAAGGCTGTAGGACAAATTTTTTTAGTATCTGGTAAGGACTCAAAAGAGTTAGGAAGAATGATATGCGAATTTCAGGGAATATTTACTCAAGAAGAAATATATGAGCTTGTTCAAAGAAGAGCAGATTGGTCTAGAGTAAGAAAAGACGTCGAGAGAGTAATGTATAGCGATTGTCTAATTATGTAG
- the CHA1 gene encoding L-serine/L-threonine ammonia-lyase CHA1 (Syntenic homolog of Ashbya gossypii AFR747W; Syntenic homolog of Saccharomyces cerevisiae YCL064C (CHA1)), translating to MTNYYVKTPLMHRHFPNLGDSNYASPTFMVKYEGFQPGGSFKSRGIGNLIYSKMKTIQESTNKTAEVFASSGGNAGLAAATTSHQLGLKCTVVVPKTTKPAMIARIKCVNATVLIRGEDIYEADQYLKKELLGRLDYSKIDPIYVHPFNNPLIWKGHSFLVDEIVDCLRDDGIKWSNIKGIVCSVGGGGLFNGIVQGLERHNLADKVPIIGVETRGCEVFFESIRQGKRLEFTRPHSVATSLCTSTITEETLAYAKRYSSKSLVLEEHDVIDTCLRFTNDSNMVTEPACGAALHVGYYPELLHRALGPLNKDDIIIIIACGGFSTSVADLKELKVKYEQQNQQQSRAKATSSDIPSSCMNSLNEMPLARIISL from the coding sequence ATGACTAACTATTATGTGAAAACCCCGTTAATGCATCGTCATTTCCCCAATCTTGGGGACTCCAATTATGCCTCACCAACTTTTATGGTGAAGTATGAGGGTTTTCAACCCGGCGGAAGCTTCAAGAGTAGAGGAATAGGAAATTTAATATACAGTAAAATGAAGACAATCCAAGAAAGCACTAACAAAACTGCCGAGGTGTTTGCAAGCTCAGGCGGAAATGCAGGTTTAGCTGCTGCAACGACATCTCATCAATTGGGACTGAAATGTACGGTCGTTGTGCCTAAAACTACCAAACCTGCTATGATAGCTCGAATCAAGTGTGTCAATGCAACAGTGCTCATTAGGGGAGAGGATATTTATGAGGCTGATCAGTACCTTAAAAAAGAACTTTTAGGTCGTCTGGACTATAGTAAAATCGATCCTATATATGTTCATCCTTTCAACAATCCGTTAATATGGAAGGGTCACTCGTTCCTGGTCGATGAAATTGTAGACTGTTTGAGGGATGACGGTATAAAATGGAGCAATATAAAAGGCATTGTATGCAGTGTTGGTGGCGGCGGGTTGTTCAATGGTATAGTACAAGGGCTCGAAAGGCATAATTTGGCAGACAAAGTTCCTATAATCGGTGTAGAAACTAGGGGATGCGAAGTATTTTTTGAGTCCATAAGGCAAGGAAAGAGGCTTGAATTCACTAGACCTCACAGCGTAGCTACGTCTTTATGCACGTCAACTATTACTGAGGAAACCCTTGCGTATGCAAAACGGTACTCCAGTAAATCGTTGGTATTAGAGGAGCACGATGTTATCGATACTTGCTTAAGATTCACTAATGACAGTAATATGGTGACCGAGCCAGCCTGTGGTGCGGCTTTGCATGTTGGATACTACCCTGAGCTACTTCATCGTGCATTAGGTCCCCTTAATAAAGATGACATTATCATCATAATTGCCTGTGGTGGATTCTCTACATCTGTTGCAGATCTCAAAGAATTGAAAGTGAAATATGAACAACAGAATCAACAGCAGTCGCGCGCAAAAGCAACTAGTTCGGACATTCCTTCTTCATGTATGAATTCTCTTAATGAAATGCCATTAGCAAGGATCATATCACTATAG